The genomic stretch ATGACAGAATTTACACAAACTATGGAGTACCGcaaatttattttttaaatgcctagttttgggcgtccgggtagcgtagtggtctattctgttgcgtacCAATACAGGAattgctggatcgaatccctgttacctccggcttggtcgggcgtccctacagacacaactggctgtatcggcaggtgggaagccggatgtaggcatgtgccctgttcgctgcactggtgcatcctctggtcggtcaaggcgcctgttcagggaggagggggaagtgggggggaatagtgtgatcctcccacacgctacgtccccctggtgaaactcttcaccgtcaggtgaaaaagaagtggctggcgactccacatgtattggaggagacatgtggtagtctgcagccctccccggatcggcagagggggtggagcagcgaccgggacagctcagagagcagggtgattggccaggtacaattggggagaaaaagggggaaaaatccccccccccccaaaaaaagcttagTTTTAGCCAAGCAATGGCTGATGTATTCTTACAAGGCCCATCATGCTTTTATAAGTTGCTAAGCTAACTCTCGTGGAATACTGGGAACTAGTTCATTATCACCCTTGTTTTCTCTTAATTTGATAACTTAAATGACCACTACTCCGATTTTCAACTATATCTACATTTATTACTCATAGGGTTTCCATGTCTGTAGCAACCAATAGACCTTTCAATTTTGTCTGTATTGCCACAGACCTATTCACACAAATTAGAAACATCTTTCAATACACCCAGCTGTTCTCTGTATGTATAACATCAGTTTTACACATAACCAACGTTGAAAGAACCAAAAAAAGGGTATTATGACTTTTGGGGGCAGCAGGATGGCCTAGTGAGGAGGCTTTTGTTAAATTGGCTATACCTATCAAGGTATATCAAGGTATCCTACAGTACTAGATGTTCAAAGAGGGGTCACACTAGCTGGCTTACCCTGTGCCAAGGTTCAACTGTTACCACTGCATGTGTCTAGGTTTTGCATGTGTCTAGGGTATTGTTGCACATGATACACAGCAAAGACACTCTAACATGTCCATCTAAGAGGCCTTAATAGAATATGACACTAACACTGCCAGGGTTAGGGGTTTCTTTGACATTAAAAATGTGTACACCTGATAGTGTAAGGTACTTCGGATCAAAGTCCACCTAaaggaaacacacatacacaaacacacgaacACAGACATACGTGAAACACAGAGATGTATTGTTTTACCTTTTCTCTTGAGTGGAGTCAGAGCAGGCCATCTCAGAGTAGAGCCCACTGCTGGCCTGAAGGAGTGTGAACACACAGCTGGGATTTGAGCATATTTAAAAACGAAGCAATACAAtgccacaaaaacaaaacaagtaggTAGACAAAGAACAGCCTaatagagagagaaggtgggctggcagacagacaggcagtcataCAACGGTGGGTTTCCCAAATGTATTGTAGCATTACGTGTCTTGAACTGTCTCTAGAAGCATGTCGCACCACATGTAATTGGTGGAATATTTCATGAACCAATGGCATTTTCAGACTTCCGAGATAACCAGTTATCTTGTAATGAATTATAGTATGGCAATTTGCAGTGGTCGTAACTCTATGGACAGGCCAACTTCCTCTTGGACTTGTTTTTTTTACCTTACCATAAAAAAACAAGTtaatttacacccccccccccaatcgagAGTATAATCTATGGGGTTGCCCAAATTTTTGAGTAGCCAGCCAGATGAAAAAAGTAGCTGGCAAAGAAATGCTTGTAATTTTTACCAAAATAATAGACAAACCTTACCATGTGTTGATAAAAGCATTACAATTAAAATAACATGTATAAACCTTTTATTGAAGGCCCAATGGTCAATTAAAACAAACATAACCTGGCGTCTATGCTTGCCAACATTTGAGAAGGGTTTAATTGCTAATTGGTTAGCTCATATTAAATTGGCTTAAAATCAATGTGCACATCAAGTTCAGTCTGGGGACAACATCATAATGTGCATCTGGAAATCACAGTGGTCAGGGCAGGGTATTCTATTCTTATTGTCCATATCTGATAGTCCTATCCCAGTTCAAGTTAGCATATTTCCCACACCAAATGAGCTATGCCCTCCttgaaataaaaataatttattttcatttgaaaacAGTCGAAAAATAGACTAACCAAATTTGCTCAGCTTTATCATCCACCCTTTTTGCGCAAATGGATTTTTCCGCCTCCTTAGACAAGTCCTACCAATGGGAATTTACTCTCTCTCACAGAAAATTCTGACCACTGAACTGAAACAGTTTTGGTCAACCATTGACATTCCAACCAAACATTTGACCAATTGACCAATAAGGTTCAGCCCTATCCTGAAGCATGTCAGGAAGATGTCAtggaaggggtctcagcatcagcagagatcccacccaccccaaccatgaactgttctcccccctgcgttctgggaggcgctacaggagcctcagagcccgtactacatggctcaaaaacagcttctttccccaagctgttgcccacctgaacctggctacccactgaatgcctGTGGATATTTCCAAATATTTTTTGCActtgtgctcttttttaacttatttttagcttttggttttCATCTGTGTATAACTTATActgtgttttctgtgtttgtctatgtctgtcttgcactgtttggcaaagccgcagcccttatttcatttttaacatgtgcgtgcacattgtttttaatgacaataaattgaattgaactgaactgaattgaaacagacagacagaaaagtgtATGACACATAATCGCAAAACCCTTACACAGAAAGTCTTACCTAACACTGCGAGCAAATCAAATTGCAAACAAAGAATTAAAAAGTGGATTAATTACCTAAACCTTCTGGTAGGGCTTGGGGAGGAATTGGGCGTGACACCACTGTCCTGTGACTGGAACCCCTTAGATAAAAAGACCACAGAAATCAACATCAAACAGCAAGACAGGAAGTAAATGGTGGGGAAAAAATGAAAAGTATGTCtgtttatatccatccatccattatccaaactgctcatcctgctctcagggttgtgaggatgctggagcctatcccagcagtcactcggcggcaggtggggagacaccctcgacaggccaccagtccatcacatacccccccccccccaacacacacacacacacacgcacacacacaccttgggacaatttagtatggccgattcacctgacctacatgtcttttgactgtgggagggactggagcacccggaggaaacccacgcagacacggggagaacatgcaaactccacacagaggacgacctgggacgaccccataAGTTGGACTACtctagggcttgaacccagaaccttcttgctgtgaggcaaccatgctaccCACTGTGCTGCCCATGTCCGTTTATATATCCTTGGTAATTAAAGAGGTCCAAAATGGGAAAATCCATTCATTAATCTATCCTGTGGGGATGTATGTTTACAGCTTCAATGACAATCCAGATTACCTATACTGTAACTCACAAATTTTAATTACATTTATCAGTCTTGATTTGAGGAACAAAATCATTTTCCAGCAATGTATTTTCAGAACACAATTTTAAACCACAGAACCCACTATAAGTGAAATGAAAAGTTTTAATGTTGCCCATATGCCATTAATTCACAATTATCAAATTCAAGGGTTCTGCCTACTTTCAATTCCAGACTTTTTTCAGACCTTGGTTCCTAGACTTGGAGATACAGTCCTTTTCCGTAACAGCTATAGCAGTGGTACtcaatcatgtgccatggagggctgagaagatgcaggttttcattctgaCCTGATTACACACCCGCTGACTTGATGGATttgttcttcctctttggttgatggtgtgctaattagtgaaatcaaatgttgtggagtccagttggaaggaaaacctgcattcACTCGGTGGGCCTCCATTGCACATGGTTGAGTACCACTGAGCTATATCGCCTTTGGATAGGATCGGCACTGCTGCAGCCTACTCCAACTCCCAGAGAGGAAAGATCCATGCACCTAAAGTTAAAGGAATACCACCTTCCAAGTCCTTGTGCACCCACCTTTTATCATATTTATTATAAAAATAGTGATAGAGCTTCTCAAAGGACAAGATTTAAAttaaaatctttaaaatattttgttCCTCCATACTATTAATTACCTTTTTTTCTGGCAATTTCTACACCTTTTTAGACCTGGAAATCAAGAAAATAATTTTCCATATTTTCAAGATAAGCAAGAACCAAGAAATTCAGAAACCTTAGTCAAATTACATAGTAATGCACAATTACTGTCATGGTTCTAGaaaacactttgtcattgtacatacatacaatgaaattggttctctgcatttaacccatcctctatacacacactagaaacagtgGGTAGCCTTGTACTCTAGGAGCAGTGAGcgtggaccaactccatttctttgTCATTGTCTTGGTCTGGGCGCAGGGAGGAGTATttaccttaacatgcatgtttttgatggtgggaggacaccggaacacccggaggaaacccacgcagacatggggagaacatgcagactccacacagaaaggacctgggacagcctggggttcgaacccaggacctttttgctgtgaggcaacagtgctaaccactgggccaccatggttCTGATGATTAAGTGATCTTTAACTGAGTGGAAATGCTCACCACTGATGTGTGATCATGCCATTGACTGACTGGAGGTACCGGGATCAGGGTGGAAGCACtgggaaaagagagaaagagaagagagagggttgagagagaaagagagaagtagagagagagtaTCAGCCATATAAAATGAAAAACGGAGAACAGAAGAATAGAAGCagctgtcctgtgtgtgtgtgtattgacatGTTCCAGATCAGTACCTAAGTCTCTGTAGACTTCCCCTGAGCATCATCTCCATATTCTCCTCCTGAATAACCACagataaacacatgcacacaaacccgAATCAGCATAGCACAGATCCAGTGACAACATTTACTCCATTACACCAGAGCATAATGAATTAAGCTGAGTGACATGAGTTACTTCAGTTGGAGCAGATAACCAGTTATAAAGGGTGAAAAATCACCTTAATCCAAAATGATCTCAGAAGGAAAATggaaggggagagaaaaaaaacaaaacaaacaaaccccaaTATCATACAGCGCCTGTTCTAAACTGCAAATATAACTTCCTCCACAGATGACCGCACTAGGCAAAAGCGTAAGGGAGTGCACCTCTCTGATGGCCGAggggaataaaccgccgttcttgcaatccgctcgtcatgtggctgggaggtccgtatcccagactcgccgtaaccagtcATGGCCAGAGCGTGCatggggtaaggccttcattaggccagtgtttcccaacctagtcctcaaggaacccctatcctgcagattttctttgcaatcctaaataggtacccgtttgtagttattcaaccaatcagcaatgaattacgtatgtcagatgttgcacaccttgcataattaagtgctgtgagatgattggttgagtaagtacaagcagggctacctatgcagggttacaatgaaaatctgcaggataggggttccttgaggactgggttgggaaatgctgcattaggccacccttacccgagggatagtgggtgtagatcggtgtagtgttcggggacttgtcgttctccagcgacccctttggcccatccgggcacctgcagccaagcaaccgaaagcattctccctacgtctccttcgccgCCTGacagtaatgcaatccatgcgaggcttcagcatgtaaaatagcgagcagccgacatgagtttgaaggaaactggtgttacgactatctccttcctgtggaaacctgagccaggggagttattcgacaagagttccggccatatgccattgggttaatcgggtgggataaggagaaaaactagaaataaatgtttttttttttaaaaagtgaaagGGAGTTTTTTGGGTATGAAGCTAGCGTACTATTAGGAGTGGGTCTTTTTCTCCCAAAAGTTGACTTTTTATATAGAGTGCATAATGTCTTGTGCAGGCAGGCTGTTGACCTACCACAGGCTAACAATACACTACTTACCACTGCAAACTGGTACTATTTCATCTTGTTCAAAGaatgctgaatcagttcatctggatacaacatttattgactgaTATGTTTCCAAACGTatctttcaataaacgttgtatccagatgaactgattcagccttctttgattttcttacctggattactgagcatgcatgaagacatttcaTCTTGTTCTTTTCCAGAACTTAAGGTAGAGTGTAACTCTGAATATGTGCTACATGCAGCACATTTTACACTTTTGGGTCAATTTAGTCAGGAACATCCATCGCTACTTTGCCAAACAATATGTTGTGATTCTTATGAAACTTCAATTTAGTGGAAGGAGCTCAAAATAATAACTATTTCCATGGGCAACCTTAGAGCATCATTTGGTAGTGACAATGACTGTTTCACAATTTTGAGGTTACTTTAAGAAAATAAATCGGGGGTCCATCCATAAATAGGGCTTGACCCAGCAATTGCTAACCCAGCAGTCTTGCTCACTGAAATATAACTGGCATTAAACCTAAAACCTTCTCGTTCCAAGACATTCTCTCACCACAGGAAACATGGCTACCCAGTTCCACTTTGGCAAACACATGCTTATCCCACacgtgaagtcatgttaaaatgtAAGGTAGGTGTGGTCGGGGACAAGTGAATCTCCACCCTCCCTCCTCTTACCTGTCTCTTAGGGTCTATTCTCTCATTGGACAATGAAAAAGGAGACAGAGGAACAACctgctaaaagaaaaaaaaggttaggCACCCAGATACACACAtactccctctctgtcccccttcttctctgtctctctctgtctctctctctctcgctctctctctctctctctcacacacacacacacacacacacacacacacacacacacaatcaaaatgAAGAACACTTTTTTCTCCTGCCCACTGACAAAAAAGACATTTATGGTGTTGTTAACAGTATTATTGGGATAAACACAAGTTGATTAACAAGATGTTTAttgctgctttctctctctctctctctctctctctctctctctctctctctctctctctctctctctctctctctctctctctctcttactgttgATAGCATGAGCACAAaccatctttctctctcacacaaacaaagacacactcaCCCGGGAAGGACAGCTGGGGTTTACAGAGACACTACTGCGTCGGTAGCGGGCAGTGTTCATTGGGCTGAACACTGTCATGCCATCACTGCTACACaacgagaaaaaacaaaaacacatttaccaAAATCCAAAGATATTAAATACAAATTATTGACAGTTACCAAACACACAAAGTCATATACCACAACACAGAAACATTTACCAAAAAGTtataaacaaaacatacaaatatttacaaaacacttacaaaacacagacaaacaaataGAAAGACTTTTACCAAAACACACAAATGTTTACCAAAACACACAAACTTCTGCCAAAATATTTGCCAAAGTACAAAGGCAGTTTCCAAAATACACGTACAATTATCAAATCAAACAAAGCAAACAGGCAATAATTCAGTATCATCATTCACCATTTTTCAATGGTTTTGCAtcaggatgaaatttggatattgtcatattaTGATACACAATTTAGCTGTCTAAATTAATGACAACAAGAATCTATTGCCTAAACTTTCTCAGAAAATAATgagaaaatgaggtctgaaatatttgaggggagtattattttaaaactattttggtttgatattacagTTTACATTAGGAGAAAGTTCTATGCAATGAACCTTAGTGagattcttaaatatggtatttttacATAAGCAGACATGTACATTGAGTGATGTACAGCAGTAATGTACATCGATATCACGTAAAATCCCCAATTTTTGTTctaataatattttccatattgcccagcatcTTTCACACGGTCAATCTGTGCGTtagtttatgtttttttttcacgATTAAACTCAACCAATATCTACTCCCATGGAGAATTAGTCTCGACCTGTCAGACTCCCactcacgcatgcacgcacaaagATAAGACACGCATCATCAAGTCTTCGAACACCACGCCAGTTTAGCCTGAGCAAATATGTCAATACTTTAAGATCAGAATCGATCAATTCGATACACTCATTTCCTTAGTGCCATTGGATCACATGCTGTTTTCAATACTGCTAGAATCCCCTACATCCGCAGTGTGCAGTGCTAGGATGCTatcgtgtttgtgtgtatagAAAAACATGCATGGTCACCGGGCTAACATTCGTACTGCTTTTTTTTCTTGCACTTAATGTTAAGTCCTGTTGTCCCTGTTTGTTGGAGTGCGCGCTGTTGAATCGTACCAGTTTGTCCATTTCTATCTGCGTCAATGTGGATTACTTTGCATGGAAGAGATGTAATACCACTGACCTGACACTAGTGATCATGGGAGCGCTGTTTGATCTACGAAGGGCCCCGCCTCCAGAGCCACCAGCTGCGCCTGCGCACTGGTCCACCTCCATCCGTTCCATTATGTGTCTCTCCGGCCCAGCGCCTGACCGCGTCAGTTGCGGCAGTTCGACCGCTCAAAGGCGGCGTCGGGCACTACTCAAGCCCGGTGGAAGCCCGACCAGCAGGCCTCACTTGCAATAAACCCAGAGCCGCCAAGTCAGCGGGGGAGTATTGTCGGAGTCTTAGCCCTATTGCATTTTTGCCGATAAAACTTCGACAGACTGCGAACACTGTAAAACTGTTTGTAGTTTGAAGGCTGCGCTTTATCTGTTGCTGCCTGAAACGTAAATTTTGTGATTCCGAAAAAGCTGGACTAAAACCCGCACGTTATCACAGAACACTAAGTTTTGTTATAACATAGCGCTACACATTGCGCCACGATACCGTGGCTGCACGGCGTAACTTTAGAAATTAGTCCCAAAAGTGACGTGACTTTTACGATTAGCTGATCAGCTAACGTAAGAACTTGGTTTGCAAGCAGACCCAGTCAGTGTCGGAACAAACCCGCTCAGCAGCCTTTCCCCTACAAACCTCACGGCGTTCGCTCCTTAGACAAAGTTGCCCATTCCGCCCTCGGCGCAACCGACCAGCTCAAACGATGCGAGGAAAAAACCCCGAAGTATAACTATTTGAAAGATTTTACTATAGTCCCTCAGCAAATAGAAGGTAGTACATCATCTGTGGAAATAGCGCCACTGTCTGGTCATATGACATACTGGGTTTGCAGCAGACCCGCTGTAGATGACAGATTGCAACATGAGAAGTAAGGAAGAGATGAAGAGAAAAAGTGAGTTTATCATTGTGCCGCATTGGGGCATGTTGATGTAAACCATTAGTCAGTCCCGGGCTAATTTTTTTCGTTTTTGGGGGGGAGGCAAAACAAAAACTAATATCCCCTCTCAAGAACAAGTCCTTAATCCCATTAGCGTTGTGCTCTTTTCAAGACTTTCAAATGAAGCAGCTAAAACTTTCGGGATGCAACAGATCATGGAAATGAACCTTGACTTGCTCGGTGGCCAGCACAGCAGCAATGAACCCAAAATGTAATGTCGCCAGAAACAACAGCTATATTGCagttaataataacaacaacaataataataataataatagcctattaGACCTTTATTGGTTGCTTTTATTGATGGTGATTTCACAAACCATGGATATAATGCAATCCAGCTACTCTGATGTTATAACTTTATTGACACTAATTGTGCCATTACAGTGCCAAAGAGTGCTGGTGTAATTTAAGAATAAAGACTTTTTAAAGAAAATggattttaacatgtgcctgcacattgtttttaatgacaataaattgaattgaattgaaatgaaatAATTGTGGTTCACCTACTGAACGACACATAAATGTACCTATGTAATGGCTAGAATAAATGACAATAGTCCTGGACATACATATATACCcatatgagtgtgtttgtgtgtgtgtgtgtgtgtgtgtgtgtgtgtatatatatatatatatatatatatatatatatatatatatatataatgtgtcagctgctgatgagtgcgagatgcacgaaacaggcctttactgctatgcattaaaactttttttccctgcatctgtattgatattccgctcctcattaattgagcacttataacaacattgacggttttggtaaaaaaaaaacgctatatagacagctttattgacagctgatgattgcttatggcatgaaacaggcttgtactgtctcataaagaatttacttgactcactggaatttatacatatatacacatatatatgtaaatataaaaacatatatataaaacatatatacatatatacatacatatatacatacacacacacacacacacatatatatatatatacacacacacacacacacacacacacacatatatatatatatattggtcgGCATCATCAGCTATTATGTTGACCGCCGATAAACATGCTCAACAACTctctgccattgctctctctcgCCTGACATGCTCTGATGGCTTCTGTTTTACCCATTTTCGTCCAGTTTGAGGTGTGTATAcgtacatacagtgcatctggaaagtattcacaccccttcactttccccacattttgttatgttacaaccttattccaaaatggattaaatccctttttttcctcatcaatctacacacaataccccataatgacaaagcgaaagaggttttgtagaaatttttgcaaatttattaaaaataaaaaactgaaatattgcatgtacataagtattcacactctttactcagtacttggttgaggcacccttggcagcgattacagcctcaagtcttcttgggtatgaagctacaagcttgacacacctatatttggggtatttctcccattcttctctgcagatcctctcgagctctgtaaggttagatggggagcgtcgctgcacagctattttcaggtctttccagagatgttcaatggggttcaagtctgggctctggctgggccactcaaggacattcacagacttgtcccgaagccactccttcattgtctttgctgtgtgcttagggtcgttgccatattgaaaggtaaaccttcgccccagtctgaggtcctgagtgctctggagcaggttttcatcaaggatctctctgtactttgctccattcatctttccctcgatcctgactagtctcccagttcctgctgctgaagaacatccccacagcatgatgctgccaccaccatgcttcactgtagggatggtattagcaaggtgatgagaggtgcctagtttcctccagacgtgacgtttggcattcaggccaaagacgttcaatcttggtttcatcataccagagaatcttgtttctcatggtctgagagtcctttaggtgctttctggccaactccaagcgggctgtcatgtgccttttactgagcagaggcttccctctggccactccaccataaaggcctgactggtggagtgctgcagagatggttgtccttctggaaggttctcccatctccacagaggaacgctggagctctgtcagagggaccatcgggttcttggtcccctccctgaccaaggcccttctgccccgattgctcagtttggctgggtggccagctctaggaagagtcctggtggatccaaacttcttccatttacaaatgatggagaccactgtgctcttcgggaccttcagagCTGTAgagttttttgtacccttccccagatctgtgcctcgatacaatcctgtctcggaggtccacagacaattcctttgacttcatggcttggtttctgctctgacatgcactgtcaacagtgggaccttatatagacaggtgtgtgccttccacatcatgtccactcaattgaatttactacaggtggactccaatcaagatgtagaaacatctcaaggatgatcagtggaaacaggatgaacctgagctcaattttgagtgtcatagcaaagggtgtgaatacttatgtacatgcaatatttcagttttttatttttaataaatttgcaaaaatttctacaaaacctttttcactttgtcattatggggtattgtgtgtagattgatgagaaaaaaaaaggaatttcatccattttgggataaggctgtaacataacaaaatgtggggaaagtgaaggggtgtgaatactttccgggtgcactgtatataactttgttaaaagaaacaatcaacggtagggatagtgctcaacaaataaggagcaaaataatccagttagtcaagtaaattctctacggGACAGCACCAGCCTGTTCAGCtgatagctgatgattgcttatagcatggaacaggcttgtactgtctcagagagaatttacttgactaactggattttatatatatatatatatacacacacacacacacacacacacacacacacacacacacacacacaatatatatatatatat from Lampris incognitus isolate fLamInc1 chromosome 8, fLamInc1.hap2, whole genome shotgun sequence encodes the following:
- the LOC130116850 gene encoding uncharacterized protein LOC130116850 isoform X5, which encodes MTVFSPMNTARYRRSSVSVNPSCPSRQVVPLSPFSLSNERIDPKRQEENMEMMLRGSLQRLSASTLIPVPPVSQWHDHTSVGFQSQDSGVTPNSSPSPTRRFRPAVGSTLRWPALTPLKRKGGVESDGPPKKLFVAGVTDPTHHTSYTVSVSQAGTDSPSGGDVTLFSSPQGSPLSLSPPPSFTPHHPGH
- the LOC130116850 gene encoding P2R1A-PPP2R2A-interacting phosphatase regulator 1 isoform X3, which translates into the protein MERMEVDQCAGAAGGSGGGALRRSNSAPMITSVSSDGMTVFSPMNTARYRRSSVSVNPSCPSRVVPLSPFSLSNERIDPKRQEENMEMMLRGSLQRLSASTLIPVPPVSQWHDHTSVGFQSQDSGVTPNSSPSPTRRFRPAVGSTLRWPALTPLKRKGGVESDGPPKKLFVAGVTDPTHHTSYTVSVSQAGTDSPSGGDVTLFSSPQGSPLSLSPPPSFTPHHPGH
- the LOC130116850 gene encoding P2R1A-PPP2R2A-interacting phosphatase regulator 1 isoform X2; the protein is MERMEVDQCAGAAGGSGGGALRRSNSAPMITSVSDGMTVFSPMNTARYRRSSVSVNPSCPSRQVVPLSPFSLSNERIDPKRQEENMEMMLRGSLQRLSASTLIPVPPVSQWHDHTSVGFQSQDSGVTPNSSPSPTRRFRPAVGSTLRWPALTPLKRKGGVESDGPPKKLFVAGVTDPTHHTSYTVSVSQAGTDSPSGGDVTLFSSPQGSPLSLSPPPSFTPHHPGH
- the LOC130116850 gene encoding P2R1A-PPP2R2A-interacting phosphatase regulator 1 isoform X4; this encodes MERMEVDQCAGAAGGSGGGALRRSNSAPMITSVSDGMTVFSPMNTARYRRSSVSVNPSCPSRVVPLSPFSLSNERIDPKRQEENMEMMLRGSLQRLSASTLIPVPPVSQWHDHTSVGFQSQDSGVTPNSSPSPTRRFRPAVGSTLRWPALTPLKRKGGVESDGPPKKLFVAGVTDPTHHTSYTVSVSQAGTDSPSGGDVTLFSSPQGSPLSLSPPPSFTPHHPGH
- the LOC130116850 gene encoding uncharacterized protein LOC130116850 isoform X6, which produces MTVFSPMNTARYRRSSVSVNPSCPSRVVPLSPFSLSNERIDPKRQEENMEMMLRGSLQRLSASTLIPVPPVSQWHDHTSVGFQSQDSGVTPNSSPSPTRRFRPAVGSTLRWPALTPLKRKGGVESDGPPKKLFVAGVTDPTHHTSYTVSVSQAGTDSPSGGDVTLFSSPQGSPLSLSPPPSFTPHHPGH
- the LOC130116850 gene encoding P2R1A-PPP2R2A-interacting phosphatase regulator 1 isoform X1; protein product: MERMEVDQCAGAAGGSGGGALRRSNSAPMITSVSSDGMTVFSPMNTARYRRSSVSVNPSCPSRQVVPLSPFSLSNERIDPKRQEENMEMMLRGSLQRLSASTLIPVPPVSQWHDHTSVGFQSQDSGVTPNSSPSPTRRFRPAVGSTLRWPALTPLKRKGGVESDGPPKKLFVAGVTDPTHHTSYTVSVSQAGTDSPSGGDVTLFSSPQGSPLSLSPPPSFTPHHPGH